The Myxococcaceae bacterium JPH2 genome has a window encoding:
- a CDS encoding fumarylacetoacetate hydrolase family protein, with the protein MHMSVDAVAMAKVLDAARLERREIPPLTRSLLPELALPLAYSVQAEGIRMRLSRGERVVGLKMGLTSEAKRKQMNLESPVYGVLTDVMQIPAGGVIRVGAGIHPKIEPEIAFRIARPLRGTITREEALDACGSVFAAMEVLDSRYIDFKYFSLPDVVADNSSSSLFVLGTLERPPRELDVARLDMRMAVNGQVVQSARSDAISGDPVLSVVQLCALLAERGEGLPAGSIVLSGAATVAHMLKPGDHVRLTVDGLGDVEVSATE; encoded by the coding sequence ATGCACATGAGCGTGGACGCGGTGGCGATGGCGAAGGTTCTGGATGCGGCGCGACTGGAGCGGCGCGAGATTCCACCGCTGACCCGCTCGCTGCTCCCGGAGCTGGCCCTGCCGCTCGCGTACTCGGTGCAGGCCGAGGGCATCCGGATGCGGCTGTCGCGCGGCGAGCGCGTGGTGGGCCTCAAGATGGGCCTCACCTCCGAGGCCAAGCGCAAGCAGATGAACCTGGAGTCGCCTGTCTACGGCGTGCTCACGGATGTGATGCAGATTCCCGCGGGCGGCGTCATCCGCGTGGGCGCGGGCATCCACCCGAAGATTGAGCCGGAGATCGCCTTCCGCATCGCGCGCCCACTGCGCGGAACCATCACGCGCGAGGAGGCGCTGGACGCGTGCGGCTCGGTGTTCGCGGCGATGGAGGTGCTCGACTCGCGCTACATCGACTTCAAGTACTTCAGCCTTCCGGACGTGGTGGCGGACAACTCATCGTCGTCGCTGTTCGTGCTCGGCACGCTGGAGCGTCCGCCTCGCGAGCTGGACGTGGCGCGGTTGGACATGCGCATGGCCGTCAACGGGCAGGTGGTGCAGTCGGCCCGCTCGGACGCCATCTCGGGAGACCCGGTGCTGTCCGTGGTGCAGTTGTGCGCGCTGCTCGCGGAGCGCGGCGAGGGACTGCCCGCGGGAAGCATCGTGCTGTCCGGCGCCGCCACCGTGGCCCACATGCTCAAGCCCGGAGACCACGTGCGCCTCACCGTGGACGGACTCGGCGACGTGGAAGTGTCCGCGACGGAGTAG
- a CDS encoding Uma2 family endonuclease has protein sequence MERKPATYADLEALPDHVVGELIDGTLYASPRPASPHSFATSHLCVSLGSPFDQGRGGPGGWHILFEPELHLDDDVLVPDLAGWRRERMPRVPRVAAFQLAPDWVCEVRSPSTAVLDRHVKLPIYARAGVTHVWLVDPDARLLEVFRLDAGHYVLVSTHAGSDAVRAEPFDAVALELSFLWSAE, from the coding sequence ATGGAACGCAAGCCCGCCACCTACGCGGACCTGGAAGCACTTCCAGACCACGTGGTCGGTGAGTTGATCGACGGAACGCTGTACGCGAGCCCGAGGCCCGCGTCGCCGCATTCGTTCGCGACCTCTCATCTCTGCGTGTCCCTCGGCAGCCCGTTCGATCAGGGGCGCGGCGGCCCTGGTGGCTGGCACATCTTGTTCGAGCCCGAGCTTCACCTGGACGACGATGTGCTCGTGCCGGACCTCGCGGGATGGCGGCGTGAGCGCATGCCTCGCGTGCCCCGCGTCGCCGCGTTCCAACTCGCCCCGGACTGGGTCTGTGAGGTGCGCTCTCCCTCCACGGCCGTGCTGGACCGTCACGTCAAGCTGCCCATCTACGCGCGTGCGGGCGTCACGCATGTGTGGCTCGTCGATCCCGATGCGCGACTGCTGGAGGTCTTTCGCCTCGACGCGGGGCACTACGTCCTGGTGAGCACCCACGCGGGCTCCGACGCCGTGCGCGCGGAGCCTTTCGATGCGGTGGCGCTGGAGCTTTCGTTCCTCTGGAGCGCGGAGTAG